A DNA window from Porphyromonas gingivalis ATCC 33277 contains the following coding sequences:
- a CDS encoding aspartate kinase, whose product MKVLKFGGTSVGDAERIRSVARLITSVKGRKIIVLSAMAGTTNSLVEIASHLVKRNVAQAKEVVQVLREKYHREINALYKRPDTLSAAKKAVDSLLDSLGHMCDVEGFTLFEEKRVLILGELMSTTMMQIYLQEMGAVVAMLPALEYMRTDKNAEPDKNYIRKHLLPMIEAHPDEDMLFLTEGYICRNAFGEIDNLQRGGSDYTASLIGAALNADEIQIWTDIDGMHNNDPRVVDVTAPVRRLHFEEAAELAHFGAKILHPTCIKPAKEKNIPVRLLNTMDPDAPGTLISLDTEKDCIKAVAAKDGITVIKVKSSNKLLSWHFMRKLFEIFEFYQEPVDMVATSEVGVSLTIDNDKNLPDIVRALSDIGDVTVDKDMVIICIVGDMEWDNVGFEARIINALKGVPVRMISYGGSNYNVSVLVKAEDKKKALIALSNKLFNSRATKA is encoded by the coding sequence TTGAAAGTTCTCAAATTTGGCGGTACGTCTGTAGGAGATGCTGAGCGTATCCGCAGTGTTGCCCGACTGATTACTTCGGTAAAAGGAAGAAAAATTATAGTCCTTTCGGCTATGGCCGGAACGACCAATTCGCTTGTCGAAATAGCCTCACACCTTGTCAAACGCAATGTGGCACAGGCCAAAGAGGTGGTGCAGGTGTTGCGAGAGAAATATCATCGCGAAATAAATGCTCTATACAAACGTCCGGATACCTTGAGCGCAGCCAAGAAGGCCGTCGACTCCCTCCTCGACTCTCTGGGTCATATGTGCGACGTGGAGGGCTTCACACTCTTCGAAGAAAAGCGTGTGCTGATCCTCGGCGAGCTGATGAGCACGACCATGATGCAGATCTATTTGCAGGAGATGGGTGCAGTGGTAGCCATGCTGCCGGCTTTGGAGTATATGCGTACCGACAAGAATGCAGAGCCGGACAAAAACTATATCCGGAAGCATCTCTTGCCGATGATTGAGGCTCATCCGGATGAGGATATGCTATTCCTGACGGAGGGTTACATTTGTCGGAATGCCTTCGGAGAGATCGACAATCTCCAACGTGGCGGCAGCGACTACACGGCCTCTCTGATCGGAGCAGCACTGAATGCTGATGAGATTCAGATATGGACGGATATCGACGGCATGCACAACAATGATCCTCGTGTCGTAGACGTTACGGCACCCGTTCGCCGTCTCCATTTTGAAGAAGCTGCGGAACTGGCACACTTCGGAGCCAAAATCCTCCATCCGACCTGTATCAAGCCGGCCAAGGAGAAGAATATTCCGGTACGTTTACTCAATACGATGGATCCCGATGCACCCGGGACGCTGATTTCACTGGATACCGAAAAGGATTGTATCAAGGCCGTTGCTGCCAAGGATGGCATTACGGTTATCAAGGTAAAGAGCAGCAACAAACTCCTTTCATGGCACTTTATGCGCAAGCTCTTCGAGATATTCGAGTTCTACCAGGAGCCTGTGGATATGGTCGCTACGAGCGAAGTGGGCGTTTCCCTGACCATCGACAATGACAAGAATCTGCCCGATATTGTTCGTGCCTTGTCCGACATCGGAGATGTGACGGTCGATAAGGATATGGTCATCATCTGTATCGTAGGCGATATGGAGTGGGACAATGTGGGCTTCGAGGCTCGTATCATCAATGCGCTCAAAGGAGTGCCGGTTCGGATGATTTCATACGGCGGGAGTAACTACAACGTTTCGGTACTCGTCAAGGCGGAAGACAAGAAAAAAGCGCTGATAGCATTGAGCAACAAGCTCTTTAATTCACGTGCGACAAAAGCCTAA
- a CDS encoding cell division ATP-binding protein FtsE → MDIVSMADKALVVEMRDVTLCQEENVIFQNLNLTLSAGDFVYLIGSVGSGKSTLLKALYAEVPISAGYARVIDYDLAKLKRKQLPYLRRNLGIVFQDFQLLNGRTVAENLDFVLRATDWKNRADREQRIEEVLTRVGMSRKAYKRPHELSGGEQQRVGIARALLAKPALILADEPTGNLDSETGLQIASLLYEISKQGTAVLMSTHNSSLLSHLPARTLAVRKNGDASSLVELSADAVSRKNTEID, encoded by the coding sequence ATGGATATTGTAAGTATGGCCGATAAAGCTCTTGTAGTGGAGATGAGAGATGTGACGCTCTGTCAGGAGGAAAACGTCATTTTTCAAAATTTGAATCTGACCCTTTCTGCTGGAGACTTCGTCTATCTGATAGGCTCAGTGGGATCGGGGAAGAGCACTTTGCTGAAGGCTTTGTATGCTGAGGTGCCTATCTCTGCCGGTTATGCCCGCGTGATAGATTATGATCTGGCGAAGTTGAAACGGAAGCAGTTGCCCTATCTGCGCAGGAATTTGGGCATTGTGTTTCAGGATTTCCAGTTGCTGAACGGACGTACTGTTGCGGAGAATTTGGATTTCGTTTTGCGAGCTACGGACTGGAAGAACCGAGCCGATCGCGAGCAGCGTATCGAGGAGGTTTTGACCCGTGTGGGAATGTCTCGGAAGGCTTATAAGAGACCGCACGAACTGTCCGGAGGGGAGCAGCAACGTGTGGGTATAGCCAGAGCTTTGCTGGCGAAGCCTGCGTTGATCCTGGCCGACGAACCCACAGGCAACCTCGATTCGGAGACCGGATTGCAGATTGCTTCTCTGCTCTACGAAATCAGTAAGCAGGGCACTGCAGTACTTATGAGCACGCACAACAGCAGCCTGCTGTCGCATCTGCCGGCACGGACATTGGCCGTTCGTAAGAATGGCGATGCCTCCTCTTTGGTCGAGCTGAGTGCAGATGCTGTTTCAAGAAAAAATACGGAAATAGATTAG
- a CDS encoding M23 family metallopeptidase: MSKKSILLLCCSLCFISATKAVTPVRNVRNTQVNSKAKTERTKPSDSVRYISNMIADRLEFRNKISSEKEVRKAEYENRLAMEALNYPAIDLYGEDSWSEYVNPFVGAGTDVEIPNSYDIDCSSFVMPVEDKQVTSQFGYRRRFGRMHYGIDLSVNRGDTIRAAFDGKVRVRSYEARGYGYYIVLRHPNGLETVYGHMSRQLVDENQIVRAGQPIGLGGSTGRSTGPHLHFETRFMGIPINPNTIIDFDNGVPLRDIYTFKRGSNSRYAKASKASSRYAKKGKKDRQASSPMTYRIKKGDTLETIAKRHGTSVQKLCATNGIGKSKILTPGKALRIK; this comes from the coding sequence ATGTCGAAAAAATCGATCCTTCTGCTTTGCTGTTCGCTGTGCTTCATTTCTGCTACGAAGGCTGTGACCCCCGTCAGAAATGTGCGCAATACCCAAGTGAACAGCAAAGCAAAGACCGAACGTACAAAGCCCTCAGACTCTGTACGGTACATTAGCAACATGATTGCAGATCGGCTGGAGTTCCGCAACAAGATTTCTTCCGAAAAAGAGGTAAGAAAAGCCGAATATGAAAATCGGCTGGCGATGGAAGCACTCAATTACCCTGCCATAGATTTATATGGTGAAGATTCTTGGAGCGAGTATGTAAACCCTTTCGTGGGTGCAGGAACCGATGTCGAAATTCCGAACTCCTATGACATTGATTGCTCTTCGTTCGTGATGCCCGTCGAAGATAAGCAGGTCACCTCTCAATTTGGCTACCGTCGGCGTTTCGGACGGATGCACTATGGTATTGATCTTTCAGTGAATCGTGGCGATACGATACGAGCAGCCTTTGACGGGAAAGTTCGTGTACGCAGCTATGAAGCGCGTGGCTATGGCTACTACATAGTTTTGCGCCATCCGAACGGATTGGAGACTGTGTACGGACACATGAGTCGCCAATTGGTAGACGAAAACCAGATCGTTCGAGCAGGACAACCTATCGGATTAGGAGGCAGTACGGGTCGAAGCACTGGCCCTCATCTTCACTTCGAGACCCGCTTCATGGGTATTCCCATCAATCCGAACACCATTATCGACTTCGATAACGGAGTGCCGCTCCGAGACATCTACACATTCAAACGAGGGAGTAATTCTCGCTATGCCAAAGCCTCTAAGGCTTCTTCTCGCTATGCAAAAAAAGGGAAGAAAGACAGACAAGCTTCTTCTCCTATGACCTATAGAATCAAAAAAGGCGATACTTTGGAAACAATAGCCAAAAGGCACGGCACTTCTGTTCAGAAACTCTGTGCTACCAATGGCATTGGCAAGAGTAAAATTTTGACTCCGGGCAAAGCCTTGAGGATCAAATAG
- the lysA gene encoding diaminopimelate decarboxylase, translating into MKTPFYFYDLTLLERTLSALARSAGRHDVAIHYALKANNHPRILQTIGAAGFGADCVSGWEIEAAIEAGFPASDIFFAGVGKSDEEILLALEARIGAFVVESVPELLNIERLAGSKNDIAPILLRLNPEVDAHTHSHITTGLAENKFGLLPEDAFALMPHLLQSGSLVWRGLHFHIGSQIRSAKVFEELCEKTNRILASFRTAGYSPDIIDMGGGLGINYDEPEAEPIPDFATYIERYRRMIETGEARLHIEPGRSVVAQCGSLITQVLYIKEGKAKKFAIVDAGMTDLVRPALYEAHHQIRLVQPGEWTMRATSPSAALTEKYDVVGPICESSDVFERELLMPELKRGDYLAIRSAGAYGAVMASSYNMRPLPGSLFSDEQ; encoded by the coding sequence ATGAAAACACCTTTCTATTTTTATGATCTGACACTCTTGGAGAGGACGCTTTCCGCGCTCGCCCGGAGTGCAGGAAGGCACGATGTTGCCATTCACTATGCGCTCAAGGCGAACAATCATCCTCGTATTTTGCAGACGATTGGTGCTGCCGGCTTCGGGGCGGACTGTGTGAGCGGATGGGAGATAGAAGCGGCTATCGAGGCAGGCTTTCCCGCTTCCGATATTTTTTTTGCCGGAGTAGGCAAAAGCGATGAAGAGATTTTGCTTGCTTTAGAGGCGCGGATAGGTGCTTTCGTAGTAGAGAGTGTGCCCGAATTGCTGAACATCGAACGATTGGCCGGATCGAAGAACGACATCGCTCCGATATTGCTTCGGCTCAATCCGGAGGTCGATGCGCATACGCACAGCCATATAACGACAGGATTGGCAGAAAACAAATTCGGTCTTTTGCCCGAAGATGCGTTTGCACTGATGCCCCACCTTTTACAGTCCGGATCGCTGGTATGGAGAGGATTGCACTTCCATATTGGATCGCAGATACGGTCAGCCAAGGTTTTTGAGGAGCTATGCGAAAAGACCAATCGCATCCTTGCTTCTTTCCGTACGGCCGGCTATTCCCCTGACATTATAGATATGGGAGGCGGGCTTGGTATCAATTATGACGAGCCGGAGGCCGAACCGATACCTGATTTTGCCACTTATATCGAGCGGTATCGACGGATGATAGAGACCGGTGAGGCTCGGCTGCATATCGAACCCGGGCGTTCGGTGGTGGCACAATGCGGCAGTCTGATTACTCAAGTGCTGTACATCAAAGAAGGAAAGGCAAAAAAGTTTGCCATAGTGGATGCCGGTATGACCGACCTCGTCCGTCCGGCTTTGTATGAGGCGCATCACCAAATCCGGTTGGTGCAACCCGGAGAATGGACGATGCGTGCGACTTCTCCCTCAGCGGCTCTGACAGAGAAATACGATGTTGTCGGCCCTATCTGCGAATCCAGCGATGTATTCGAGCGTGAATTGCTCATGCCCGAACTCAAACGCGGCGATTATCTGGCTATTCGTTCGGCCGGAGCATATGGAGCCGTGATGGCTTCTTCCTATAATATGCGTCCGCTACCGGGAAGTCTTTTCTCAGATGAGCAATAA
- the menA gene encoding 1,4-dihydroxy-2-naphthoate octaprenyltransferase, with translation MSNNGSPPRLKAWLALPRPHTLPASVSPVVVAIAYAIADGNFRWPQAALALIVAVSAQTVSNIANDWFDYKKGADTDQRVGFESGISKGWLSERQVLAALFSFLFLLGLSGFLLCAISNWWLLVVGVVVAIGALSYSAGPYPLAYHGLGEIAVFIFFGLIPVLFTYYVQAESFPSDLWHLGAAMGFAGVNILIVNNYRDYEEDRKSGKRTILVKKGRDLGPKLYLACGLLSMMVLYPFFSAGGLLLLLLYLAFFMTNYRRLLREEGTALNALLVRTAKALSLLAFVAIAMLFLAR, from the coding sequence ATGAGCAATAACGGATCACCCCCGCGTCTCAAAGCTTGGCTCGCTTTGCCACGGCCTCATACCCTGCCGGCATCTGTCAGTCCTGTCGTTGTAGCCATTGCTTATGCTATAGCTGACGGCAATTTTCGCTGGCCACAGGCCGCTTTGGCTTTGATCGTAGCGGTGTCTGCCCAAACGGTCAGCAATATAGCCAACGATTGGTTCGATTATAAGAAGGGTGCGGATACCGATCAGCGTGTAGGCTTTGAAAGTGGGATCTCCAAAGGTTGGTTGTCGGAGCGACAGGTTCTCGCAGCTCTTTTCTCTTTTCTTTTTCTGCTCGGCCTTAGCGGTTTTCTGCTTTGCGCCATTAGCAACTGGTGGTTGCTGGTCGTGGGAGTCGTTGTAGCCATTGGAGCTTTGTCGTATAGTGCCGGTCCTTATCCTTTGGCCTATCATGGGTTGGGCGAAATCGCAGTCTTCATTTTTTTCGGTCTGATCCCTGTCCTCTTCACCTATTACGTTCAGGCCGAAAGTTTCCCCTCCGATCTTTGGCATTTGGGCGCGGCGATGGGATTTGCCGGAGTCAATATCCTCATCGTGAACAACTATCGGGACTATGAAGAAGACCGCAAGAGTGGCAAGCGTACGATCCTCGTAAAGAAAGGACGCGACCTCGGTCCGAAACTCTATCTCGCCTGCGGTCTGCTTTCCATGATGGTGCTTTATCCTTTCTTTTCGGCCGGTGGTTTGCTGCTTCTGCTGCTTTATCTTGCTTTTTTCATGACCAATTACCGCCGTCTTCTTCGAGAGGAGGGTACGGCGTTGAACGCGCTTCTTGTCCGTACGGCAAAGGCTCTTTCCCTGCTGGCTTTCGTTGCGATAGCCATGCTTTTCCTTGCTCGATAA
- a CDS encoding BlaI/MecI/CopY family transcriptional regulator yields MPKEIERLTTIEEDTMNIIWQLGTCNIRQVLAEVPEPKPPYTTLASVFKNLERKHYIKPFREGKTYHYRICISREEYATRTMHRMVDNYFTGSYKHLVQFFAAGSDISVKDLREVIDMIEKGEESE; encoded by the coding sequence ATGCCGAAAGAGATCGAACGACTGACTACGATAGAGGAAGATACGATGAATATCATCTGGCAACTGGGGACATGCAACATTCGTCAGGTACTGGCCGAAGTGCCGGAGCCTAAACCTCCTTACACGACCCTTGCGTCGGTATTCAAAAATCTGGAACGCAAACACTATATCAAACCTTTTCGCGAGGGAAAAACCTACCATTATCGTATCTGTATCTCCCGCGAAGAGTATGCTACACGAACCATGCACCGCATGGTGGACAACTACTTCACGGGCAGCTATAAGCATCTGGTACAGTTTTTTGCCGCCGGTAGCGATATTTCCGTGAAGGATCTGCGCGAAGTGATCGATATGATCGAAAAAGGAGAGGAAAGCGAGTAG
- a CDS encoding M56 family metallopeptidase — protein MTYTLVLYMAVASIGLALFWIFERLMIHGNTHCRLRRAYYLGGFVSVVVLPFLGYFLPSWPSLFIQNRSVGMEILRSIEIVLPEALVRTAGADAIPAVSPLLRGLFLAWLLGIGVLLIRFGIRLRSLLCLICGAERAEIEGVPVYFAPRVRMPFSFCGRIYLPTDLRSYPSVRNVLIHEQEHTRATHFVDLLIAEVACMLFWFNPFAWALKRDMQRNLEFLADRAVLLRGVSRREYQYELLGFTLEVAAGPLCSSYNINDLKERIRMMNKTKSNRAAGAKYLVALPLAALMLLSGKWLWAGNAVSEVREVVATVASDPAPLSDAPDISLQQDEDPVCSELDTPPSFPGGISKLMHFLSKNLKYPEQSAKNGIEGKVVVSFVVEKDGRLTNIQIEKSVAPELDAEAIRVISAMPKWNPGKQKGKTVRTSVAQPVRFRLK, from the coding sequence ATGACATACACCCTTGTTTTATATATGGCAGTGGCTTCTATCGGCCTGGCTCTCTTCTGGATATTCGAGAGGCTGATGATCCATGGCAATACCCACTGTCGTCTTCGTCGTGCCTACTATCTGGGAGGGTTCGTCTCGGTAGTCGTCTTGCCTTTCCTGGGCTATTTCCTTCCCTCTTGGCCGAGCTTATTTATCCAAAACAGGTCGGTCGGGATGGAGATACTCCGTTCCATCGAGATCGTATTGCCCGAGGCTTTGGTCAGAACGGCGGGGGCGGATGCTATTCCTGCTGTCTCGCCTCTCCTTCGGGGCCTGTTCTTGGCTTGGTTACTTGGCATAGGCGTACTGCTGATTCGTTTCGGTATTCGCCTCCGTTCCCTCCTGTGTCTTATTTGCGGTGCCGAACGGGCGGAGATAGAGGGTGTACCCGTTTACTTTGCTCCTCGTGTAAGGATGCCGTTCAGCTTCTGTGGGCGTATTTATCTTCCGACCGATCTGCGGTCATACCCTTCTGTGAGAAATGTTCTTATCCATGAACAAGAACATACCCGAGCAACGCACTTTGTCGATCTTTTGATCGCCGAAGTGGCATGCATGCTGTTTTGGTTCAATCCGTTTGCTTGGGCTTTGAAGCGCGATATGCAGCGCAATTTGGAGTTTTTGGCCGATCGGGCTGTGCTCCTCAGAGGCGTGAGCAGACGCGAATATCAATATGAATTGTTGGGATTTACGCTGGAGGTCGCGGCCGGACCTCTGTGTAGTTCTTACAATATAAACGACTTAAAAGAAAGAATCAGAATGATGAACAAAACGAAATCCAATCGTGCGGCCGGAGCCAAGTATCTTGTCGCACTCCCGTTGGCTGCCCTTATGCTTCTGAGCGGTAAATGGCTGTGGGCGGGCAATGCCGTATCCGAAGTCCGGGAAGTAGTAGCAACCGTTGCGAGCGATCCCGCCCCCTTGTCTGATGCTCCTGACATCTCCCTGCAGCAGGACGAGGATCCTGTGTGTTCCGAGCTAGATACTCCACCATCTTTCCCCGGGGGAATATCCAAGCTGATGCACTTTCTGAGTAAGAACTTAAAATATCCGGAGCAATCTGCAAAGAACGGCATCGAAGGTAAAGTCGTGGTCTCGTTTGTTGTCGAAAAAGACGGCAGACTGACTAACATACAAATAGAAAAAAGCGTAGCACCCGAATTGGACGCAGAAGCCATAAGGGTGATTTCGGCCATGCCGAAGTGGAATCCCGGCAAACAGAAAGGCAAGACAGTGCGTACGAGCGTAGCCCAACCAGTCAGATTCCGCCTGAAATAA
- a CDS encoding DUF1661 domain-containing protein, which translates to MARKNFTSQTKSKIFPRHVFQNHGSQSFGTTNKTLGAIGLFISARVVKFDRSQQCPKPYSA; encoded by the coding sequence TTGGCTCGCAAAAATTTCACTTCTCAAACCAAAAGCAAAATTTTCCCGCGCCACGTTTTTCAGAACCACGGATCACAATCTTTTGGCACCACAAATAAAACTCTCGGAGCCATCGGTCTTTTTATCTCCGCAAGGGTGGTAAAATTCGACCGATCACAACAATGCCCTAAACCTTATTCGGCTTAG
- a CDS encoding IS5 family transposase yields the protein MAYQFKNTDEHVTFADALLSKRYRKAQNDFLNQVDRLIDWRPIRTLINKKYTKRQNAIGAPAYDVILLFKMLLLETWYNLSDCALEERINDSITFSRFLGLKMEEVSPDHSTISRFRSALTELGLMDKLLAQFNKQLSRHHISVREGVLVDASLVETPHKPNGTITIEVADDREDNRSEEEKEAEEDYQKQVVRQRKGTDEEARWVYKQKRYHYGYKKHCLTNVQGIVQKVITTAANRSDTKEFIPLLQGANIPQGTAVLADKGYACGENRSYLQTHHLQDGIMHKAQRNRALTEEEKQRNKAIGPIRSTIERTFGSIRRWFHGGRCRYRGLAKTHTQNVLESIAFNLYRTPGIIMSSSVG from the coding sequence ATGGCATACCAATTCAAGAATACCGATGAGCATGTAACATTTGCAGACGCACTCCTTTCAAAGCGTTATCGCAAAGCACAAAACGACTTCCTCAATCAGGTTGACAGGCTTATCGATTGGCGTCCGATCAGGACGCTGATCAACAAGAAATACACGAAGCGACAAAATGCCATCGGCGCCCCGGCTTATGACGTGATTCTCTTATTCAAGATGTTGCTTTTGGAGACATGGTACAACCTCAGTGATTGTGCTTTGGAGGAGCGCATCAATGATTCAATCACCTTTTCCCGATTCTTGGGACTGAAGATGGAAGAGGTATCTCCCGACCACAGCACCATCAGTCGATTTCGTTCGGCACTGACAGAGTTGGGTCTCATGGACAAACTATTGGCGCAGTTTAACAAACAACTTTCGCGCCATCACATTTCGGTCAGGGAAGGGGTGCTTGTCGATGCAAGCCTTGTGGAGACGCCACATAAACCCAACGGAACCATTACGATTGAAGTCGCAGACGACAGAGAAGACAATCGGAGCGAGGAGGAAAAAGAGGCAGAGGAGGATTATCAAAAACAGGTTGTCCGTCAGCGTAAAGGGACGGATGAAGAAGCCCGTTGGGTGTACAAACAAAAGCGTTATCACTACGGATACAAAAAGCATTGTCTGACCAATGTTCAAGGCATTGTTCAAAAGGTGATAACGACTGCAGCGAACCGCAGTGACACGAAGGAGTTTATTCCGCTATTGCAGGGTGCAAACATACCTCAAGGTACAGCCGTCTTGGCGGACAAAGGATATGCTTGCGGGGAAAATCGTTCCTACCTGCAAACCCATCACCTTCAAGACGGCATCATGCACAAGGCACAACGCAACAGGGCATTGACCGAGGAAGAGAAGCAACGAAACAAAGCAATCGGTCCGATACGGAGCACCATCGAACGCACCTTTGGCAGTATTCGCCGGTGGTTTCATGGCGGACGATGTCGATACCGGGGACTTGCCAAGACCCATACTCAAAACGTTCTTGAAAGCATCGCCTTTAATTTATACAGAACCCCGGGGATAATTATGTCCTCATCCGTAGGATAA